The following coding sequences are from one Canis lupus baileyi chromosome X unlocalized genomic scaffold, mCanLup2.hap1 SUPER_X_unloc_4, whole genome shotgun sequence window:
- the LOC140629696 gene encoding melanoma-associated antigen 8-like, with amino-acid sequence MPLRHTSQLWKLEEDPGEAQGLVNAQLPEAEDEDEVSSPPYLCSSSSSSPSSSSSCSSPSLSSSGLFFVPPEEGSETAWSPPQSPQSAGPSPSGRAPSGWSQVEFAGPSGPEEEIWNPWEVPEYAQPSAQGGDTMLMSGADLVGFLLRKYLNKQPTSQAEVLEVLSPDMQDAWPEIWGQACECMQLVFGVEVKEVDPIAHSYVLVTVLGLSYDGMLSGEQGLPTTGLLVLLLGVILLEGDRAPEQEVWEALGVMGVFAGRQHVIYGEPRELLTHVWVQEGYVEYRQVAGSNPARYEFLWGPRAHEETSKLRVMEYVLWVNSRWPVSSLAPFDEEEWA; translated from the coding sequence ATGCCCCTGAGGCACACGAGTcagctctggaagctggaagaagaCCCGGGagaagcccagggcctggtcaATGCCCAGCTGCCAGAGGCTGAGGATGAAGACGAAGTTTCATCTCCCCCCTACCTgtgttcctcttcctcctcctccccctcctcctcctcctcttgctcctccccttccttgtCCAGCTCTGGCCTGTTCTTTGTGCCCCCAGAGGAGGGGTCTGAGACTGCCTGGAGTCCTCCCCAGAGCCCTCAGAGTGCCGGGCCCTCCCCCAGTGGCAGGGCACCCAGTGGCTGGAGCCAGGTGGAGTTTGCtggccccagtggcccagaggaGGAGATCTGGAACCCCTGGGAGGTGCCCGAATATGCGCAGCCCTCTGCCCAAGGAGGAGACACAATGCTCATGAGTGGGGCTGACCTGGTGGGGTTCCTGCTCCGCAAGTATCTCAACAAGCAGCCCACCAGCCAGGCAGAGGTGCTGGAGGTCCTCAGCCCAGATATGCAGGATGCCTGGCCCGAGATCTGGGGTCAAGCCTGTGAGTGCATGCAGCTGGTCTTTGGCGTAGAAGTGAAGGAAGTGGACCCCATCGCACACTCCTACGTCCTGGTCACCGTCCTGGGCCTCAGCTACGATGGGATGCTGAGCGGTGAGCAGGGCCTGCCCACGACCGGCCTCCTGGTGCTGCTCCTGGGGGTGATCCTCCTGGAGGGCGACCGTGCCCCCGAGCAGGAGGTGTGGGAAGCCCtgggggtcatgggggtgtttgCCGGCAGGCAGCACGTCATCTatggggagcccagggagctcCTCACCCACGTCTGGGTGCAGGAAGGCTACGTGGAGTACCGGCAGGTGGCGGGCAGCAACCCTGCCCGCTACGAGTTCCTGTGGGGGCCCAGGGCCCACGAGGAAACCAGCAAGCTACGGGTCATGGAGTATGTGCTATGGGTTAATAGCAGGTGGCCGGTTTCCTCCCTGGCCCCGTTTGATGAGGAAGAGTGGGCCTGA
- the LOC140629703 gene encoding melanoma-associated antigen 10-like: protein MVFGPPEEGSATPAALSAPQSSQSADRSPNGGAAGGLGQPEPPGPSGPGEAGDEEPLVEGSFRMKTAALVVFLLLKYRNKQPTSKAEMLEVFTPEYQDDFPAILSQASICLRLVFDLDVIEVDPREHSYVLNPILGLTWDGMLSDQWGIPKTSLLGLVLGLILLQDGCVSEEVWEALGFTGMKDGQEQIVCGEPGDHLTVCVQEGYLGRRQVAGSDPARFEFLWGPRSSEETNNLQVMDFMLQVGSKNLGSSLVL, encoded by the coding sequence ATGGTCTTTGGCCCCCCAGAGGAGGGGTCTGCTACTCCCGCGGCCCTGAGTGCTCCCCAGAGCTCTCAGAGTGCCGACCGCTCCCCCAATGGTGGGGCAGCTGGTGGCCTTGGCCAGCCCGAGCCTCCTGGCCCCAGCGGCCCAGGGGAGGCGGGAGATGAGGAGCCCTTGGTGGAGGGCAGTTTCCGCATGAAGACGGCTGCCCTGGTGGTATTCCTGCTCCTCAAGTATCGCAACAAGCAGCCCACCAGCAAGGCAGAGATGCTGGAGGTCTTCACCCCAGAATACCAGGACGACTTCCCCGCCATCTTGAGCCAAGCGTCCATCTGCTTGCGGCTGGTCTTTGACCTAGACGTGATTGAAGTGGATCCCAGGGAGCACTCCTACGTCCTCAACCccatcctgggcctcacctgggatgGGATGCTGAGCGATCAGTGGGGTATCCCCAAGACCAGCCTCCTGGGGCTGGTCCTGGGGTTGATCCTCCTGCAGGACGGATGTGTCTCCGAGGAGGTGTGGGAGGCTCTGGGGTTCACGGGGATGAAAGATGGCCAAGAGCAAATcgtctgtggggagcctggggacCACCTCACCGTCTGTGTGCAGGAAGGCTACCTGGGGCGCCGGCAGGTGGCAGGCAGCGACCCTGCCCGCTTTGAGTTCCTGTGGGGGCCCAGGTCCTCCGAGGAAACCAACAACCTTCAGGTCATGGACTTTATGCTCCAGGTCGGTAGCAAAAACCTGGGGTCCTCCCTGGTCCTGTGA
- the LOC140629700 gene encoding melanoma-associated antigen 10-like, producing the protein MKMFALLMFLLLKYRIKQPTTKVEMLEVVTPEYQDDFPVILSQASRCMQLVFGLDVIEVDPREHSYVLNPILGLTWDGMLSDQWGLPKTSLLGLVLWLVLLQDDCATEEEVWEALGVTGVYDGQEHIIYGEPRDLLTNVWVQECYMQCR; encoded by the coding sequence ATGAAGATGTTTGCCCTGTTGATGTTCCTGCTTCTCAAGTATCGCATCAAGCAGCCCACCACCAAGGTAGAGATGCTGGAGGTCGTCACTCCAGAATACCAGGACGACTTCCCCGTCATCTTGAGCCAAGCATCCAGATGCATGCAGCTGGTCTTTGGCCTAGACGTGATTGAAGTGGATCCCAGGGAGCACTCCTACGTCCTCAACCccatcctgggcctcacctgggatgGGATGCTGAGCGATCAGTGGGGCCTGCCCAAGACCAGCCTCCTGGGGCTGGTCCTGTGGTTGGTCCTCCTGCAGGACGACTGTGCCACCGAGGAGGAGGTGTGGGAGGCTCTGGGGGTCACAGGGGTGTACGATGGACAAGAGCACATCATCTATGGGGAGCCCAGGGACCTCCTCACCAATGTCTGGGTGCAGGAATGCTACATGCAATGCCGGTAG